One window of the Triticum dicoccoides isolate Atlit2015 ecotype Zavitan chromosome 3B, WEW_v2.0, whole genome shotgun sequence genome contains the following:
- the LOC119275570 gene encoding cyclin-A1-2-like, with product MSSNSAAPRRFSSAMSTSTAKRPAVPEGARAAAGPAAAQQQAKKRVALGNLTTNVAAAAGGRAGCGKIAVVTAGNARLNSATSAAPVKKGALPSARNASTNRGSAVKSAFTKPAPVTSRHESSVQKESVPPRKVPTVVPIAVPAVIPFSSFVSPGHSGDSISTDETMSSCDSMKSPDFEYIDNGDSSLLDSLQRRANENLRISDDRTVEGAKWKKDAAAPMEIDNVCDVDDNYEDPQLCATLASDIYMHLREAETRKRPSTDFLETIQKDVNPSMRAILIDWLVEVAEEYRLVPDTLYLTVNYIDRYLSGNEINRQRLQLLGVACMLIAAKYEEICAPQVEEFCYITDNTYFKDEVLDMEASVLNYLKFEMTAPTAKCFLRRFVRAAQVCDEDPPLHLEFLANYVAELSLLEYSLLAYPPSLVAASAIFLSKFILQPAKHPWNSTLAHYTQYKPSELCDCVKALHRLFSVGPGSNLPAIREKYSQHKYKFVGKKQCPSSVPAEFFRDAAC from the exons ATGTCGAGCAACTCCGCCGCCCCCCGCCGCTTCTCGTCGGCGATGTCGACCTCGACGGCGAAGCGCCCTGCCGTGCCGGAGGGCGCCAGGGCGGCCGCGGGCCCCGCGGCCGCGCAGCAGCAGGCGAAGAAGCGCGTGGCGCTCGGCAACCTCACCACCAACGTCGCCGCGGCGGCCGGGGGCAGGGCCGGCTGCGGGAAGATCGCGGTCGTCACGGCGGGCAATGCA AGGTTGAATTCAGCTACCTCAGCTGCACCTGTGAAGAAGGGAGCTTTGCCAAGTGCTCGGAATGCAAGCACAAATCGTGGCTCGGCTGTGAAATCGGCTTTCACCAAGCCAGCTCCTGTCACATCTCGCCATGAGAGCTCCGTACAGAAGGAGAGTGTTCCTCCTCGTAAGGTGCCTACTGTGGTGCCGATTGCCGTGCCTGCCGTTATACCCTTCAGCAGCTTCGTGTCTCCTGGACATTCAGGAGATTCCATTTCCACTGACGAGACTATGTCGAGTTGCGACTCTATGAAGAGCCCCGACTTCGAGTACATTGATAATGGTGACTCCTCATTGCTCGATTCTCTACAGCGACGGGCGAATGAAAACCTGCGCATTTCAGATGATAGGACTGTGGAAG GAGCTAAGTGGAAGAAGGATGCTGCTGCCCCAATGGAAATTGACAACGTTTGTGACGTCGATGATAACTATGAGGATCCACAGCTGTGTGCTACTCTTGCTTCTGATATCTATATGCACCTGCGAGAGGCTGAG ACGAGGAAAAGACCATCAACTGATTTTCTGGAAACAATTCAGAAGGATGTGAACCCAAGCATGAGGGCTATCCTGATTGACTGGCTTGTGGAA GTTGCTGAAGAATATCGTCTTGTTCCTGATACCTTATACCTGACAGTCAACTATATTGACCGTTACCTTTCCGGCAATGAGATCAATCGCCAAAGGCTGCAATTACTCGGTGTCGCTTGCATGCTTATAGCTGC TAAATATGAGGAGATTTGTGCACCCCAGGTAGAAGAATTCTGCTACATCACTGACAATACATACTTCAAGGATGAG GTTTTGGATATGGAAGCTTCCGTCCTCAATTACCTGAAGTTTGAGATGACCGCACCTACAGCAAAGTGCTTTTTAAG GAGATTTGTCCGGGCTGCACAAGTCTGTGATGAG GATCCACCTTTGCATCTTGAGTTCCTAGCCAATTATGTTGCTGAGCTATCACTGCTTGAGTACAGTCTACTTGCTTACCCTCCTTCACTTGTTGCGGCCTCTGCAATTTTCTTGTCGAAGTTCATACTGCAGCCAGCAAAACACCCCTGG AACTCCACCCTTGCCCACTACACACAGTACAAGCCGTCGGAGCTATGCGATTGTGTGAAGGCGCTGCACCGCCTTTTCAGCGTTGGTCCTGGGAGTAATCTTCCTGCAATCAGAGAAAAGTACAGCCAACATAAG TACAAATTTGTCGGGAAGAAGCAATGCCCAAGTTCAGTCCCCGCAGAATTCTTCCGGGACGCGGCATGCTAG